The Megasphaera stantonii genome includes a window with the following:
- a CDS encoding flavodoxin codes for MKKAFWIAAAAIAACIGFAFWQYPKADTYVGPVPSDRILIAYYSQSGHTEAVAKSVQEKTGGRLYRIRTNIQYPRSAPAMQSQVKAEYNERLRPLLSEAMPDMGQYDVVFLGFPNWYNAPPAAVLTFLEQASWQGKVIVPFVTYGLSGWGSSLEDIRAAAPDASLAEGLAVHASQAHASRQRVDTWLTQLGLRNGKG; via the coding sequence ATGAAAAAAGCATTTTGGATTGCTGCAGCGGCAATAGCAGCCTGTATCGGATTTGCCTTTTGGCAGTACCCAAAGGCAGATACCTATGTAGGTCCGGTGCCGTCTGACCGCATTTTAATTGCCTATTACTCACAGAGCGGACATACTGAGGCTGTGGCGAAATCTGTACAAGAAAAAACGGGGGGCCGCTTGTACCGCATTCGAACGAATATACAATATCCCCGCAGCGCACCGGCTATGCAGTCTCAGGTTAAGGCGGAGTACAATGAACGGCTGCGGCCGCTTTTATCCGAGGCTATGCCTGACATGGGCCAGTACGACGTCGTTTTTCTAGGATTCCCCAATTGGTACAACGCACCCCCTGCTGCAGTGCTTACCTTTTTAGAGCAGGCGTCGTGGCAAGGAAAGGTCATCGTGCCGTTTGTGACCTACGGGCTGAGCGGCTGGGGCAGCAGTTTGGAAGATATCCGCGCCGCCGCTCCGGACGCTTCTTTAGCCGAAGGGCTGGCTGTCCACGCGTCGCAGGCTCATGCGTCCCGGCAGCGCGTCGATACGTGGCTGACGCAGCTCGGTTTACGCAATGGAAAGGGGTAA
- a CDS encoding 4Fe-4S binding protein: protein MTLHIRRHLIQTCAAILYNANAFTPLTEKAVDFPYTHACVPGLNCQYCRYTIAGCPLGVTQQALSGTFSAVAWQFWGLLVLFGLLFGRMICGWACPMGWLQELLAKAPFPKLKKSRITRALSYVKYIITALFVLAIPLYTGLVTGRGITAFCAWICPGNFLEALFIPTLLQGNGDNLSIAVQNSKFFWVVGLLAAMMWIYRPFCRFLCLLGALYGLFNRFSVFGITVDKETCVSCSACVRSCKMDVCAAGDKECISCGECISQCAVKAIHFKRFR from the coding sequence ATGACGCTGCATATTCGACGTCACCTGATACAGACCTGTGCCGCTATATTATACAATGCCAATGCCTTTACGCCGCTGACAGAGAAGGCTGTTGATTTTCCCTATACTCATGCCTGCGTGCCGGGACTTAACTGCCAGTATTGCCGCTATACCATTGCAGGCTGTCCTTTGGGAGTGACCCAGCAAGCTTTGAGCGGTACGTTTTCTGCTGTAGCCTGGCAATTTTGGGGGTTATTGGTACTGTTTGGACTGTTGTTTGGTCGGATGATCTGTGGCTGGGCTTGTCCTATGGGCTGGCTGCAGGAGCTGCTTGCCAAAGCCCCCTTCCCTAAGCTGAAAAAGAGCAGGATAACCCGCGCCCTGTCCTATGTGAAATATATCATTACTGCACTGTTTGTCCTGGCAATTCCCCTATATACGGGACTCGTCACTGGCCGGGGCATTACGGCATTCTGCGCCTGGATTTGTCCGGGAAATTTTCTGGAGGCTCTTTTTATTCCGACGCTGCTGCAGGGAAATGGGGATAACCTGAGCATTGCCGTACAGAACTCCAAATTTTTCTGGGTCGTCGGGCTGCTTGCCGCTATGATGTGGATATATCGCCCTTTTTGTCGGTTCTTATGTCTTCTCGGCGCGCTTTATGGTCTGTTTAACCGCTTTTCCGTTTTTGGCATTACTGTAGATAAAGAAACATGCGTAAGTTGTTCGGCCTGCGTTCGTTCCTGCAAAATGGATGTCTGCGCCGCAGGCGATAAAGAATGCATCAGCTGCGGCGAATGCATATCACAGTGCGCGGTCAAGGCTATTCACTTTAAGCGTTTCCGGTGA
- a CDS encoding DUF362 domain-containing protein, whose amino-acid sequence MKDISRRSFIKWGVAAAAGAVLSHGGFSGVWAQAPVVGSRDVTDRTGSGSRAKVYFSKHIDADHLIRLYDKINDGIYGKTAIKLHTGERHGPNILPRHMVREFQRHVPDSTIVETNTLYVGDRDTTEKHRETLKINGWDFCPVDIMDEDGAVMIPVRGGKHFTEMSVGKHMLNYDSMIVLTHFKGHPRGGFGGSMKNLAIGCADGQIGKRMVHGVGQVLPKTSAQWPGEEPFMENMAESAKATIDFFGKHIVYLNVMRRMSVDCDCTGTAAAEPRIPDIGILASTDLLAVDQASVDLVYAQPEVYRHDLVERMESRKGLHQLQAMRDLKMGNSSYELISID is encoded by the coding sequence ATGAAAGACATATCGAGAAGATCCTTTATTAAATGGGGCGTCGCCGCGGCGGCAGGCGCCGTCTTATCTCACGGCGGCTTTTCCGGCGTATGGGCGCAGGCTCCGGTCGTCGGGTCGCGGGACGTAACCGACAGGACAGGCAGCGGTTCTCGGGCCAAGGTATATTTTTCTAAACATATTGACGCAGACCATCTTATCCGGCTGTACGATAAAATTAACGACGGCATTTACGGCAAGACGGCAATAAAGCTCCACACCGGGGAACGGCACGGCCCGAATATTTTGCCGCGCCATATGGTACGGGAATTTCAGCGCCATGTTCCGGACAGCACGATAGTAGAAACGAATACGCTGTATGTCGGAGATAGGGACACGACAGAAAAGCATCGGGAAACGCTGAAAATCAACGGCTGGGATTTTTGCCCTGTCGATATTATGGATGAAGACGGAGCAGTCATGATTCCAGTTCGCGGAGGAAAGCACTTTACAGAGATGTCTGTAGGAAAGCATATGCTCAATTACGATTCGATGATTGTTCTGACTCATTTTAAGGGACACCCTCGCGGCGGTTTCGGCGGTTCCATGAAAAATCTGGCTATTGGCTGCGCTGACGGGCAAATCGGCAAGCGCATGGTTCATGGCGTAGGACAAGTATTGCCGAAAACGTCGGCACAATGGCCCGGCGAAGAACCGTTTATGGAAAACATGGCTGAATCGGCAAAGGCGACGATAGATTTTTTCGGCAAGCACATCGTATACCTCAACGTCATGCGCCGCATGTCCGTAGACTGCGACTGCACGGGAACGGCTGCTGCGGAACCGAGGATTCCCGACATCGGTATTTTGGCATCAACCGATTTGCTGGCTGTCGATCAGGCATCTGTAGACTTGGTTTATGCGCAGCCTGAAGTATATCGGCATGATTTGGTAGAGCGAATGGAATCGCGAAAGGGACTTCACCAGCTGCAGGCCATGAGAGATTTAAAAATGGGAAATTCGTCGTACGAATTGATTTCTATAGATTGA
- the serC gene encoding 3-phosphoserine/phosphohydroxythreonine transaminase: MKRVYNFNAGPSAMPLDVLKAVQAEFLDFNHTGMSIVEISHRSAAYQDMQDETVGLMRRLLQVPDDYHIVFMQGGGSLQFAMHAMNFLKRRGGYLNTGVWSDKAMKAASFFGDVYEVASSKADGFSYIPKADTFVVQPDTDYVYMTSNNTIHGTEWHGYPSFDVPLFCDMSSDFMSQPVDVSKFDFIYAGAQKNIGPAGVVVAIIKDSLLAQTKEDVPVVLQYKTYVEHDSTYNTPPVFGIYFINKVMHWLEDNGGLEGAYRRNVQKAGIVYAAIDGSDGFYRGHAAADSRSLMNVTFNLPTAELEAAFVAQAAERGLIGLKGHRSLGGCRASIYNAVTEEGCRALAEFMEEFRKNH; the protein is encoded by the coding sequence ATGAAACGAGTGTATAATTTTAACGCCGGACCGTCGGCGATGCCGCTGGACGTATTGAAAGCGGTACAGGCTGAATTTCTCGATTTTAATCATACGGGGATGAGCATCGTAGAAATCAGCCACCGCAGCGCGGCCTATCAGGACATGCAGGATGAAACGGTAGGGCTCATGCGCCGGCTGCTTCAGGTTCCGGATGACTATCATATCGTCTTTATGCAAGGCGGCGGCAGCCTGCAGTTCGCCATGCATGCCATGAATTTTCTCAAGCGCCGCGGCGGCTATCTGAATACGGGCGTATGGTCCGACAAGGCCATGAAGGCGGCGTCCTTCTTCGGCGACGTCTACGAAGTGGCGTCCAGCAAGGCTGATGGGTTTTCCTATATTCCCAAGGCCGATACCTTTGTCGTCCAGCCTGATACGGACTACGTGTACATGACATCGAACAACACGATTCACGGCACGGAATGGCACGGCTATCCGTCCTTCGACGTGCCCTTGTTCTGCGACATGTCCAGCGACTTCATGAGCCAGCCTGTAGACGTGTCGAAGTTTGACTTCATCTATGCCGGCGCCCAGAAAAACATCGGCCCGGCCGGCGTTGTCGTAGCCATCATCAAGGACTCGCTCCTGGCGCAGACGAAGGAAGACGTGCCGGTCGTGCTCCAGTACAAGACCTATGTGGAACACGACTCGACGTATAATACGCCGCCGGTTTTCGGCATTTATTTTATCAACAAGGTCATGCACTGGCTGGAGGATAACGGCGGCCTGGAAGGGGCGTACCGGCGCAACGTGCAGAAGGCCGGCATCGTATACGCGGCCATCGACGGCAGCGACGGATTTTACCGGGGCCATGCGGCTGCCGATTCGCGCAGCCTCATGAACGTGACGTTCAACCTGCCGACGGCGGAGCTGGAAGCGGCATTCGTCGCCCAGGCGGCGGAACGGGGCCTCATAGGCCTCAAGGGCCATCGGTCCCTCGGCGGTTGCCGGGCGTCTATTTACAACGCCGTGACGGAGGAAGGCTGCCGGGCCCTGGCCGAATTTATGGAAGAATTCAGAAAGAACCATTAA
- the serA gene encoding phosphoglycerate dehydrogenase, which yields MKILVSDDVSIKGVELLREHGYEVDVKTNLDEEGLIECIGEYDGLITRSMTHVTEKVIDAATKLKVIGRAGVGVDSIDIKTATERGIIVVNAPTSNTVAATEHTCAMIMAMTRHIPQAHDSLMAGEWDRERFTGIQLKDKVIGIIGLGRIGSGIAKRMQAMEMKTIGYDPYIPEDRFKQLGVESVDLDTLLRTSDYITMHTPLTKETTGMIGAEEIAKMKDGVRVINVSRGAVLDINALADALRSGHVAGAAVDVFPEEPLGQDINPFEGLDNVVITPHLGASTVEAQIGVSVDVAEGVMAALNGEPVPTAVNMAPVPMNVYNVIHPYFDLMERMGVIGVYLTEGPMKEIQVEYTGELADTETRLLTTAVLKGALNPILQDSVNFVNAPEVAKMRHIAVKEIKSHDNGYFLDAVTVRIKTAKGEHSVVGMLFNKNEAKIVQIDEYRVDFTPEGYLLLAPHVDQPNMIGQISTILGQARINITGMQVGRMTQAGNNIMAIAVQDDIPNDIMLKLRSIDGILDMKLIHCDVQH from the coding sequence ATGAAAATATTAGTCAGCGACGACGTTTCCATCAAAGGGGTAGAGCTGCTGCGGGAGCACGGCTATGAGGTAGACGTCAAAACGAATTTAGACGAAGAAGGCCTTATCGAGTGCATCGGCGAGTACGACGGCCTGATTACCCGCTCTATGACTCACGTGACGGAGAAGGTCATCGATGCGGCCACGAAATTGAAGGTCATCGGCCGGGCCGGCGTCGGCGTCGACAGCATCGACATCAAGACGGCGACGGAACGGGGGATTATCGTCGTCAATGCGCCGACGTCCAATACGGTAGCTGCGACGGAACACACCTGCGCCATGATCATGGCTATGACCCGCCACATCCCCCAGGCTCACGATTCCCTGATGGCCGGCGAATGGGACCGGGAACGGTTTACAGGCATCCAGCTCAAAGACAAGGTCATCGGCATCATCGGCCTCGGCCGCATTGGCTCGGGCATCGCCAAGCGCATGCAGGCCATGGAAATGAAGACCATCGGCTACGACCCGTACATTCCCGAAGACCGCTTTAAGCAGCTCGGCGTCGAATCGGTTGACTTGGATACGCTCCTGCGCACATCCGACTACATTACGATGCACACGCCTCTGACGAAGGAGACGACGGGCATGATCGGCGCGGAAGAAATCGCCAAGATGAAAGATGGCGTGCGGGTGATCAACGTATCGCGCGGCGCTGTGCTGGATATCAACGCCCTGGCTGACGCCCTGCGGAGCGGCCACGTAGCCGGCGCGGCCGTCGACGTCTTTCCGGAAGAACCGCTGGGACAGGACATCAATCCCTTTGAAGGCTTGGACAACGTCGTCATTACGCCCCATCTGGGCGCATCGACTGTGGAAGCGCAGATCGGCGTGTCCGTCGACGTCGCCGAAGGCGTCATGGCTGCTCTCAACGGCGAGCCCGTGCCGACGGCGGTCAACATGGCTCCCGTACCGATGAACGTGTACAACGTCATTCACCCCTATTTCGATCTCATGGAACGGATGGGCGTTATCGGCGTATACCTCACGGAAGGGCCGATGAAGGAAATCCAGGTCGAATACACGGGCGAACTGGCCGACACGGAAACGCGGCTCCTCACGACGGCCGTCCTCAAGGGAGCCCTGAACCCCATATTGCAGGATTCGGTCAATTTCGTCAACGCGCCGGAAGTGGCCAAGATGCGCCACATCGCCGTCAAGGAAATCAAGTCCCACGACAACGGCTATTTCCTCGACGCTGTGACGGTGCGCATCAAGACGGCCAAGGGCGAACACTCCGTCGTCGGCATGCTGTTCAATAAAAACGAAGCGAAAATCGTCCAGATCGACGAATACCGCGTCGACTTTACGCCCGAAGGTTACCTGCTCCTGGCGCCGCACGTCGACCAGCCGAACATGATCGGCCAGATTTCGACTATCCTCGGCCAGGCCCGCATCAACATCACGGGCATGCAGGTCGGCCGCATGACCCAGGCCGGCAACAACATCATGGCCATCGCCGTGCAGGACGACATTCCCAACGATATCATGCTCAAGCTCCGCTCCATCGACGGCATTCTTGATATGAAGCTCATTCACTGCGACGTGCAGCACTAG
- a CDS encoding histidine phosphatase family protein → MVRIILIRHGETQWNIEGRYQGQEDTHLSERGLRQGHMVAQGLKDTPIDAAISSPLERSYMTCAFCAELHGLDVLKDDRLLEINHGDWEGRLADDIEAQYPTEFHQWHTEPHLVTMPGPGGESLEDVRRRVRAAFDEYAAAYDGKTVLVAAHDAVNKAIICDVLGLDMSHFWQIKQDNTCINVLECQDGRWRLVLLNSTNHMGYLFSGIEQKGL, encoded by the coding sequence ATGGTACGCATCATACTGATTCGCCACGGCGAAACGCAATGGAATATAGAAGGCCGCTATCAGGGCCAGGAAGACACGCACCTGAGCGAACGGGGCCTCAGGCAGGGCCATATGGTCGCCCAGGGCCTGAAGGATACGCCTATCGACGCAGCCATTTCCAGTCCCTTGGAACGGTCGTACATGACCTGCGCCTTCTGTGCCGAGCTCCACGGCCTCGACGTGCTGAAGGACGACCGGCTCCTGGAAATCAACCACGGCGACTGGGAAGGCCGCCTGGCTGACGACATCGAAGCCCAGTACCCGACGGAATTTCACCAGTGGCACACGGAGCCCCATCTGGTCACCATGCCCGGCCCGGGCGGCGAGTCCCTGGAAGATGTGCGCCGCCGCGTCCGCGCCGCCTTCGACGAATACGCTGCGGCCTACGACGGCAAGACGGTTCTCGTCGCCGCCCACGACGCCGTAAACAAGGCGATTATCTGCGACGTCCTCGGCCTCGACATGAGCCATTTCTGGCAGATCAAGCAGGACAACACCTGCATCAACGTCCTCGAATGCCAGGATGGCCGCTGGCGTCTCGTCCTGCTGAATTCAACAAATCACATGGGGTATTTGTTCAGCGGTATTGAACAAAAAGGGCTGTAA
- the serS gene encoding serine--tRNA ligase, with the protein MLDTKFIREHVEEVKDNLAKRHASADVDKFVELDAKRRELLQKVEAMKSERNTVTQEISKLKRNKENADAQIAAMKKLGDDIDVLDKEVKAVEKAMLDIQLMIPNMCNPSVPVGEDDSDNPEVRKWGELPKFDFEPLNHWDVGENLGILDSERAAKATGARFYYYIGLGARLERAVYNFMLDQHVYKDGYTEVIPPYIVNRDTMIGTGQLPKFYEDMYRLNVEGEEMYMIPTAEVPLTNYYRGEIIDGSKLPIYLTAMTPCFRAEAGSAGRDTRGLIRQHQFHKVEMVKFSAPETSYEELDKMTNNAEDILKALGLPYHVVCLCTGDIGFSAAKTFDVEVWFPAQGKYREISSCSNTEDFQARRANIRFRRSPKDKPEYVHTLNGSGLAVGRTVAAILENYQQADGSVVVPEVLRPYMHCDVITKQK; encoded by the coding sequence ATGTTAGATACGAAATTTATCCGTGAACACGTTGAAGAAGTCAAAGACAACCTTGCCAAGCGTCACGCCAGCGCCGACGTAGACAAATTCGTCGAACTCGACGCCAAGCGCCGCGAGCTCCTGCAGAAGGTAGAAGCCATGAAGAGCGAACGCAACACGGTGACGCAGGAAATCAGCAAGCTGAAACGGAATAAAGAAAACGCCGACGCCCAGATCGCCGCTATGAAGAAGCTCGGCGACGACATCGACGTCCTCGATAAAGAAGTCAAAGCCGTAGAAAAAGCCATGCTCGACATCCAGCTCATGATTCCGAACATGTGCAACCCCTCCGTTCCCGTTGGCGAAGACGACAGCGACAACCCGGAAGTCCGCAAATGGGGCGAACTGCCGAAATTCGACTTTGAACCCCTCAATCACTGGGACGTAGGCGAAAACCTGGGCATCCTCGACTCCGAACGGGCGGCGAAGGCGACGGGTGCACGGTTCTATTACTACATCGGCCTCGGCGCGCGCCTCGAACGGGCCGTATACAACTTCATGCTCGACCAGCACGTCTATAAGGACGGCTACACCGAAGTCATCCCGCCGTACATCGTCAACCGCGACACCATGATCGGCACGGGCCAGCTGCCGAAATTCTACGAAGACATGTACCGCCTGAACGTCGAAGGCGAAGAAATGTACATGATCCCGACGGCTGAAGTGCCCTTGACCAACTACTATCGCGGCGAAATCATCGACGGCTCCAAGCTGCCCATCTACCTGACGGCCATGACGCCGTGCTTCCGCGCCGAAGCAGGCTCGGCCGGCCGAGACACGCGCGGTCTCATCCGCCAGCACCAGTTCCACAAGGTAGAAATGGTCAAATTCTCCGCTCCTGAAACGAGCTATGAAGAACTGGACAAGATGACGAACAACGCCGAAGACATCCTGAAAGCTCTCGGCCTGCCGTACCACGTCGTTTGCCTCTGCACCGGCGACATTGGCTTCTCCGCTGCTAAGACCTTCGACGTCGAAGTATGGTTCCCGGCGCAGGGCAAATACCGCGAAATCTCGTCGTGTTCCAACACGGAAGATTTCCAGGCTCGCCGTGCCAATATCCGCTTCCGCCGCTCGCCGAAGGACAAACCGGAATACGTCCATACCCTCAATGGCTCCGGCCTCGCCGTAGGCCGTACCGTCGCCGCTATCCTGGAAAACTACCAGCAGGCCGACGGCTCTGTCGTCGTACCGGAAGTCCTCCGCCCGTACATGCACTGCGACGTCATTACAAAACAGAAATAA
- a CDS encoding autotransporter outer membrane beta-barrel domain-containing protein: protein MTAGTNNSILAGDTTTVADFGTKYGIDALSGSTVTLDAGNQNAVLGAVYANGTDTIVQVSGLADESGNYGNSRYNYVGSAAVIANAGNLNKDKSGKFTDTDVVSALYAEDGATIVVSGERNEFRSYAADPGDTGTLERTVWAYDGANIEINGSTLISTDRYDATLTAQQGNSADIAIAAGTAVNLTNDQVLANADPKSTVTLNYGAGSSITGDILSAYAGQVDIQAQDGSDAGIAVKGNILAGNNGVLNIDLGKGGYLEGRADDYGDAGLGTVGEDIDQGHATHEFFNPAFSSTIFKGGEVNLSMGEGSRWNVTGQSWVTRINTESAALADDVLAAENPVEAMNHMATIDLVEANTDRNTNAHALTVYEMTGDAVFNMSLDADRDVSDMLYMKSANGDYIINVVDAVTLDDMYAEGFDGLRFATVGEGSNVSFRAVTVGQGVFNVEYEVGTDAYANNDENHAYNGGESVSEDKPGSDLVDGFFESTQEPGTAETQASRKRMRMAAMAMPAAANDGVMLLDDTAAADDTAAVDGSVDETTNFKLIGRKDESTSNAGKTIIAMSKVNYSNAVYMDRLNKRMGEARYIDGDEGLWVRMRHDRIGKSDAFRSKNTMFELGYDRKVGDREDGEHRQGVVFDYMRGTADYHNVAGEGDVRRGGVWFYDTWLGNKGHYTDYVLKFGRLSNDFDIYSELGEKITGDYSNFVYSASAEYGRKKSLGGDWYIEPQAQLQYAHVTDADYTTSQGTSVQLDAIDSLIGRVGFRLGKDVSDTSTFYIKADVLHEFLGDQDISAFDETGRLDTTYENEGTWYDVGLGFSHQFSKGTYMFLDVEKTFGNDNEDTYQFNVGMNWKV, encoded by the coding sequence ATGACAGCTGGAACAAATAATAGCATCTTGGCTGGTGATACTACAACAGTGGCAGATTTTGGTACAAAGTATGGCATTGATGCTCTAAGCGGAAGTACTGTTACCTTAGACGCAGGTAATCAAAACGCTGTCTTAGGTGCTGTTTATGCAAATGGTACCGATACGATTGTACAAGTAAGCGGTCTGGCAGATGAAAGCGGCAACTACGGAAATAGCCGCTATAACTATGTCGGTTCTGCCGCGGTGATAGCTAATGCCGGTAATCTGAATAAAGATAAAAGCGGTAAATTTACTGACACAGATGTCGTTTCTGCCTTATATGCCGAAGACGGCGCAACCATCGTCGTATCTGGCGAACGGAACGAGTTTAGATCGTACGCTGCCGATCCCGGCGATACGGGGACGTTGGAAAGAACGGTTTGGGCGTATGACGGCGCCAATATTGAAATCAACGGCAGTACGCTTATCAGTACGGATCGCTACGATGCGACGTTGACAGCGCAGCAAGGCAACAGCGCCGATATTGCCATCGCTGCCGGGACGGCTGTAAACTTGACGAACGACCAGGTTCTGGCAAATGCAGATCCTAAATCTACGGTAACATTGAATTACGGCGCAGGCAGCTCTATTACCGGCGACATCCTCTCGGCATATGCCGGTCAGGTAGATATTCAGGCTCAGGATGGCTCCGACGCAGGGATTGCTGTAAAAGGCAATATCCTTGCCGGTAACAACGGTGTCCTGAACATCGACCTCGGCAAGGGCGGATATTTGGAAGGCCGCGCCGATGATTATGGCGATGCGGGATTGGGGACGGTAGGAGAAGATATCGACCAAGGCCATGCAACGCACGAATTCTTTAACCCGGCCTTCAGCAGTACGATTTTCAAAGGCGGCGAAGTAAACCTCTCCATGGGCGAAGGCTCGCGCTGGAACGTCACAGGCCAGAGCTGGGTTACGCGCATCAATACGGAAAGCGCGGCTCTTGCAGACGACGTACTGGCGGCTGAAAATCCTGTAGAAGCGATGAACCACATGGCGACGATCGACTTGGTAGAAGCCAATACGGACAGAAATACCAATGCCCATGCGCTGACTGTCTATGAAATGACTGGCGATGCCGTCTTCAATATGAGCCTTGACGCCGACCGCGACGTCAGCGATATGCTGTACATGAAGAGCGCCAATGGCGATTACATTATCAATGTTGTCGACGCCGTAACGCTGGACGACATGTATGCCGAAGGCTTTGACGGCCTGCGCTTTGCTACGGTTGGCGAAGGTTCGAACGTATCCTTCCGGGCCGTGACGGTTGGTCAGGGTGTCTTCAACGTCGAATATGAAGTCGGTACGGACGCCTATGCCAATAATGATGAAAATCATGCGTACAACGGCGGCGAATCGGTCAGTGAAGACAAACCGGGTTCGGACTTGGTAGACGGGTTCTTTGAATCGACGCAGGAACCGGGTACTGCGGAAACGCAGGCTTCCCGTAAACGGATGCGCATGGCCGCCATGGCTATGCCTGCCGCAGCGAACGACGGCGTCATGCTGCTGGACGATACGGCGGCTGCCGATGATACCGCTGCGGTTGACGGCTCTGTCGATGAAACGACGAACTTCAAGCTTATCGGCAGAAAAGATGAATCGACGTCTAACGCTGGCAAAACTATCATTGCCATGTCCAAAGTCAACTACTCCAACGCCGTATACATGGATCGTCTGAACAAGCGTATGGGCGAAGCGCGGTACATCGACGGCGACGAAGGACTCTGGGTTCGTATGCGCCACGACCGCATCGGCAAGTCCGATGCCTTCCGCAGCAAGAACACCATGTTCGAATTAGGCTATGACCGCAAGGTCGGCGACCGGGAAGACGGTGAACACCGTCAGGGCGTCGTATTCGACTACATGCGCGGCACGGCCGATTATCATAACGTAGCCGGTGAAGGCGATGTACGCCGCGGCGGCGTATGGTTCTACGATACGTGGCTGGGCAACAAGGGCCACTACACGGACTACGTATTGAAGTTCGGCCGCCTGTCCAATGATTTCGACATCTACAGCGAATTGGGCGAAAAGATTACCGGTGACTACAGCAACTTCGTCTACTCGGCCAGCGCTGAATACGGCCGCAAGAAATCCTTAGGCGGCGATTGGTACATCGAACCGCAGGCGCAGCTCCAGTATGCCCATGTGACCGACGCCGACTACACGACGAGCCAGGGTACGAGCGTACAACTCGACGCTATTGACAGCTTGATTGGCCGCGTCGGCTTCCGCCTCGGCAAGGACGTCAGCGACACGAGTACCTTCTATATTAAGGCCGACGTGCTCCATGAATTCTTAGGCGATCAGGATATCAGCGCCTTCGACGAAACGGGCCGCCTCGATACGACCTACGAAAACGAAGGCACCTGGTACGACGTGGGCCTCGGCTTCTCCCATCAGTTCAGCAAGGGGACGTACATGTTCCTCGACGTAGAAAAGACCTTCGGCAATGACAACGAAGACACGTATCAATTCAACGTCGGCATGAACTGGAAGGTATAA